One genomic region from Croceicoccus sp. YJ47 encodes:
- a CDS encoding TonB-dependent receptor encodes MTALHLGGAACVVALCTASPAHAQQAGIAIAVVDAESGEAVPDAEIRIVNGSIGYDRILLTDANGQVRIEGLTTAGSYRVVVKGDAEGSDGAASREVALRANFTSSVTLRINRADNTIVVTGLRAVTGLNAVNAEVAASLGEKELVALPIEGRDVIGALVRLPNVVPSTGFFPEAPSISINGSNSLNTNYLIDGLDNNENFLGGLKFPVPLGFTREVTVLANSYSVEYGRTANGIVNYTTPSGSNEFHGEIYGLVRPGRPLDARSAFPRRDLTGNPVGDSFERYQAGASLGGPIARDQTFFYANYEFTRDRNVQTVDAPLLGVVENVTGNNEFHLGSFRIDHRLTDDWTLSLRANIGRVSVDRPGGALGGGNVTFPSAGSRQDRFSTLVAATATFSGNVWSYDGALQYSRFRWGYGKPISGAGPQVTIQGPSGLSAGVVGHPGFVFDSLEETWQTSHRVQRSIGEHTLTVGVDGINSNIGLLGGGNPDGNYTVRLTDAQLGALAQGGSGLDLGASAVLALDPAVVNYAVELRPQSFGTDQTQLAFYVEDEWQLTSRLTATLGLRYDYDSLSEEGGSGGDYDNIAPRFALNYRPDARSTLRFGAGLFYGKLSYAVVSDALQRNTRSPGFLNQLAQLQSLGLLPAQADLAEVTFDGNLAVSPDCATVSQCPAPDEVLQLRDTSVINEARILSPEGYDNPYSVQLSAGYQFQATDTITLGADLVYSRSHNLVRLRDLNAPASFSTDLANLTADNIALLQAAPDNASRLTLAQQLGLVRSQADADASRPVSLQPGGARQITVSETSGEAEYTALILQANKARGDDFYGFRLAYTLSSLENDTDDINFRASDGNDFASEWGPSANDRRHVISAVGFLYPTDGLTLTLAGLFQSGQPVNFVPDARIFGTQDLNGDGASFGENFVGNSDRYPGAQRNSGRLPWSATVDLGVRYALPVLGGRLEASADVFNLFNANNESGFANAATTSNQVQFGGGASFVQRNAGPPRQFQFGLAYKF; translated from the coding sequence ATGACTGCTCTCCATCTGGGCGGTGCGGCCTGCGTGGTCGCCCTCTGCACTGCATCGCCCGCTCATGCCCAGCAGGCGGGGATCGCCATTGCGGTCGTCGATGCGGAGAGCGGTGAGGCAGTTCCCGATGCCGAAATCCGGATAGTCAACGGCAGTATCGGATATGACCGGATCCTCCTCACCGATGCCAACGGCCAGGTCCGGATCGAAGGCCTCACCACAGCGGGAAGCTACCGGGTCGTTGTGAAGGGCGATGCCGAGGGAAGCGACGGGGCAGCGTCGCGCGAGGTCGCGTTGCGGGCAAATTTCACAAGCAGTGTCACGCTTCGCATCAATCGCGCTGACAATACGATCGTCGTGACGGGCCTTCGAGCGGTAACCGGCTTGAATGCGGTCAATGCGGAAGTGGCGGCCTCCCTCGGCGAGAAGGAGCTTGTGGCTCTCCCGATCGAGGGCCGCGATGTCATTGGAGCGTTGGTGCGCCTCCCGAACGTGGTTCCCTCGACCGGCTTCTTTCCCGAGGCGCCTTCGATCTCCATTAACGGCTCGAACAGCCTGAACACCAACTATCTGATCGATGGCCTCGATAATAACGAGAACTTTCTCGGCGGACTCAAATTTCCGGTGCCGCTTGGTTTCACGCGGGAAGTCACGGTGCTCGCAAATTCCTATTCGGTCGAATACGGGCGCACGGCGAATGGCATCGTCAATTATACCACGCCATCGGGATCGAACGAGTTCCATGGCGAAATCTACGGGCTGGTCCGCCCGGGCCGGCCGTTGGACGCTCGATCTGCCTTCCCGAGGCGCGATCTGACCGGCAATCCGGTCGGAGACAGTTTCGAACGCTATCAGGCCGGTGCCAGCCTCGGTGGCCCGATCGCACGCGACCAAACTTTTTTCTACGCCAATTACGAATTTACGCGCGATCGCAACGTGCAGACAGTCGACGCCCCGCTGCTCGGCGTCGTCGAGAACGTCACGGGAAACAATGAATTTCATCTCGGCTCTTTCAGGATCGACCACAGGCTTACCGATGACTGGACGCTTTCGCTGCGCGCCAATATCGGTCGTGTTTCGGTCGATCGTCCAGGCGGCGCGTTGGGGGGCGGGAATGTTACCTTTCCCTCGGCCGGGTCGCGGCAAGACCGCTTCTCGACTCTGGTTGCAGCGACTGCGACCTTTTCGGGCAATGTGTGGAGCTACGACGGGGCACTCCAGTATAGTCGCTTTAGATGGGGTTACGGAAAGCCTATTTCTGGCGCTGGACCGCAGGTTACGATTCAGGGCCCGAGCGGACTGTCCGCCGGCGTGGTTGGGCATCCCGGCTTCGTTTTCGACAGTCTCGAGGAGACGTGGCAGACGAGCCACCGGGTGCAGCGGTCCATTGGCGAACATACGCTGACCGTGGGGGTCGATGGGATCAATTCGAATATCGGTCTGCTCGGCGGCGGAAATCCCGATGGAAACTATACCGTACGGCTCACCGATGCGCAGCTTGGAGCACTTGCTCAGGGCGGTTCGGGTCTTGACCTCGGTGCCAGCGCGGTTCTCGCGCTCGATCCGGCGGTCGTCAACTACGCGGTAGAGCTGCGCCCGCAGAGCTTCGGCACTGACCAGACGCAGCTCGCCTTCTATGTCGAGGACGAGTGGCAGCTTACGTCACGGCTGACAGCCACGCTGGGCCTGCGGTATGATTACGACAGTCTCTCCGAAGAAGGCGGCAGCGGCGGCGACTACGATAACATCGCGCCGCGCTTTGCCCTGAATTACCGTCCCGATGCGCGGTCCACCCTGCGGTTCGGTGCGGGTCTCTTCTACGGCAAACTGTCCTACGCCGTCGTGTCAGACGCACTCCAGCGCAACACGCGATCGCCGGGGTTCCTGAACCAGCTCGCGCAATTGCAGTCGCTGGGTCTGCTCCCTGCGCAAGCCGACCTTGCCGAGGTGACCTTCGATGGCAACCTTGCCGTATCGCCTGACTGCGCGACGGTCTCGCAATGCCCCGCGCCCGATGAGGTACTGCAATTGCGGGATACGTCCGTGATAAACGAAGCCCGTATCCTCAGTCCCGAAGGCTACGACAATCCCTATTCGGTGCAGCTGAGCGCTGGCTACCAGTTCCAGGCGACCGACACGATCACCCTAGGCGCCGACCTCGTCTATAGCCGTTCGCACAATCTGGTGCGTCTACGCGATCTCAATGCGCCAGCATCGTTCAGTACCGATCTCGCCAATCTGACAGCGGACAATATCGCCCTCTTGCAAGCCGCGCCCGACAATGCCTCGCGCCTCACCCTTGCGCAGCAACTGGGGCTGGTGCGTTCGCAGGCAGATGCCGATGCGTCGCGGCCAGTCTCGCTGCAGCCCGGCGGCGCGCGGCAGATCACCGTGTCCGAGACTTCCGGAGAGGCCGAATACACGGCGCTCATCCTGCAGGCAAACAAGGCGAGGGGTGATGATTTCTACGGCTTCCGGCTCGCCTACACGCTGTCCAGCCTCGAGAACGACACCGACGACATCAACTTTCGAGCTTCCGATGGCAACGACTTCGCTTCCGAATGGGGGCCGTCCGCGAACGACCGGCGCCACGTCATTTCCGCAGTGGGCTTTCTCTATCCGACTGACGGTCTAACCCTAACCCTTGCGGGCCTCTTCCAGTCCGGCCAGCCCGTGAACTTCGTGCCCGACGCGCGGATTTTCGGCACGCAGGACCTCAACGGCGACGGAGCAAGCTTCGGCGAGAACTTTGTCGGAAATTCGGATCGCTATCCCGGGGCGCAAAGGAATTCAGGGCGTTTACCGTGGTCGGCCACTGTCGATCTTGGCGTACGCTATGCATTGCCGGTTCTTGGCGGGCGGCTCGAGGCAAGTGCCGATGTATTCAACCTGTTCAATGCCAACAACGAGTCCGGCTTTGCAAACGCCGCCACCACCTCGAACCAGGTGCAGTTTGGCGGCGGTGCATCCTTCGTGCAGCGCAATGCCGGTCCGCCCCGCCAGTTCCAGTTCGGCCTGGCCTACAAGTTCTGA
- a CDS encoding NupC/NupG family nucleoside CNT transporter produces MIPDALLNLQGLIGLAIVLLVAWAISEDRAARPGWRWIGGALALQFVIALVVTRVPFVWTLVGYANSAVSAIERATLVGSSYMFGYTGGAPIPFVLKPGADEPVIVAFQILPLIIVFSAIAALLWHWGILRAAVRGLSWALRKTLGVSGVVGLGAGSTIFLGVVESPLVLKAWFARMTRPDLFAIMVLIMATISGAILVLYATTLSQTVPNAVGHMIVASLISLPAAVLVARLMVPAAVGTTPDEETADEPEAGLKYESSMDALIRGTADGVTLVLAVLGIIIVIFALVNIADQILFLFPGVDGTPLTLQRIFGWLFAPAMWAIGVPWDQAPAAGGLMGTKAILNEYVAYLELAALPPGTLDPRTLLIVTYSLCGVANLASVGLIVSTVGTLCPERRGDVAALGMKSWLAGNMVSLMTGAVIGIVTWN; encoded by the coding sequence ATGATCCCGGACGCATTACTGAATTTGCAGGGCCTGATCGGGCTTGCCATCGTGCTCCTCGTCGCTTGGGCGATTTCCGAAGACCGCGCGGCTCGGCCGGGATGGCGCTGGATTGGAGGTGCGCTGGCGCTGCAGTTCGTCATCGCTCTGGTCGTGACTCGGGTTCCCTTCGTTTGGACACTGGTCGGTTATGCCAACAGCGCGGTCTCGGCGATCGAACGCGCGACGCTGGTCGGGTCGAGCTATATGTTCGGCTATACCGGCGGCGCACCCATTCCCTTCGTGCTCAAACCGGGCGCTGATGAGCCGGTCATCGTTGCCTTCCAAATCCTTCCGCTGATCATCGTTTTCTCCGCTATCGCGGCTCTGCTCTGGCACTGGGGCATCCTGCGCGCTGCAGTCCGCGGATTGTCGTGGGCCCTGCGCAAGACCCTGGGTGTCAGCGGCGTAGTCGGATTGGGAGCTGGCTCCACGATCTTCCTCGGCGTGGTAGAATCGCCGCTCGTTCTTAAAGCCTGGTTTGCCAGGATGACCCGCCCGGATCTGTTCGCTATCATGGTGCTGATCATGGCCACGATCTCGGGGGCCATACTGGTGCTCTATGCGACCACCCTGTCGCAGACCGTGCCGAACGCCGTGGGCCACATGATCGTGGCCTCGCTGATATCGCTGCCCGCCGCCGTGCTCGTTGCCCGGCTAATGGTCCCCGCCGCAGTGGGCACGACGCCGGACGAGGAAACCGCTGATGAACCCGAGGCGGGCCTCAAATACGAAAGCAGCATGGATGCTCTGATCAGGGGCACCGCGGATGGCGTGACGCTGGTACTCGCGGTGCTCGGGATCATTATCGTTATCTTTGCGCTGGTGAATATCGCAGACCAGATCCTGTTCCTGTTTCCCGGGGTCGACGGCACGCCGCTCACCTTGCAGCGCATCTTCGGCTGGCTGTTCGCGCCCGCCATGTGGGCTATTGGAGTGCCATGGGACCAGGCTCCCGCAGCGGGTGGTCTCATGGGCACCAAGGCGATCCTCAACGAATATGTCGCCTACCTGGAACTCGCCGCACTTCCACCCGGGACGCTCGATCCGCGCACCTTGCTGATCGTGACCTACTCGCTCTGCGGTGTCGCCAACCTCGCCAGTGTCGGACTGATCGTCTCGACGGTTGGGACCCTGTGCCCCGAGCGTCGCGGCGATGTCGCGGCTCTTGGCATGAAAAGCTGGCTTGCCGGCAATATGGTTTCGCTCATGACAGGCGCGGTCATCGGCATCGTCACCTGGAATTGA
- a CDS encoding CDP-alcohol phosphatidyltransferase family protein translates to MLDAKLRPLIDPPLDAAGSWIARRGIGPNAVTLIGLVPGLAAAVAIAQGAFALGLVLVLLNRLLDGLDGAVARATRQTDFGGYLDIVADFAFYVAVPLGFGFAAPANTLPAMVLVAAFTLTGISFLAFATLAAKRGVATEAHGRKSFFYNTGLAEGTETILVFVLMCLWPEQFALFAWIYAGLCLLTVIQRSALAHAMFRSDTTE, encoded by the coding sequence ATGTTGGATGCCAAACTGCGACCGCTCATAGATCCTCCGCTCGATGCAGCCGGGAGCTGGATCGCAAGACGAGGGATCGGACCCAACGCGGTCACCCTCATCGGTCTTGTACCGGGCCTGGCTGCCGCAGTGGCGATCGCGCAAGGCGCGTTCGCCCTCGGGCTCGTCCTGGTTCTACTCAACCGGCTTCTCGATGGTCTCGATGGCGCGGTAGCACGGGCGACCCGACAGACAGATTTTGGCGGCTATCTCGATATCGTCGCCGACTTTGCTTTCTACGTCGCGGTGCCGCTGGGCTTCGGCTTCGCGGCTCCAGCCAACACGCTTCCCGCGATGGTGCTTGTGGCCGCCTTCACGCTGACCGGCATCAGCTTCCTTGCTTTCGCGACGCTTGCCGCGAAACGCGGGGTCGCAACCGAGGCGCACGGGCGCAAGAGCTTCTTTTACAATACCGGCCTCGCGGAGGGCACCGAGACGATCCTCGTTTTTGTGCTCATGTGCCTATGGCCCGAGCAGTTTGCGCTGTTTGCCTGGATATATGCGGGCCTGTGCCTGCTGACAGTGATCCAGCGCAGCGCTCTTGCCCACGCGATGTTCCGATCGGATACGACTGAATAG
- a CDS encoding carboxymuconolactone decarboxylase family protein has protein sequence MGVFPSIEGEPGLDKVFKRFPHSVAPLLEYHDRLLRDPSPLTVAERELIAAYVSGLNSCTYCHGAHVVAARAFGIDEALFETLLTDLDNSAIEEKLKPLLAYVGKLTRTPAMMVEADADRVYAAGWDERALFDAVSICGLFNLMNRIVEGSGIKSNPLEADKAEMDARLARMGGSTDDPHRGERSYTRLLGLWDISHDAS, from the coding sequence ATGGGAGTTTTTCCATCGATCGAAGGCGAGCCCGGGCTCGACAAGGTCTTCAAGCGCTTTCCTCACAGCGTCGCCCCCTTGCTGGAATATCACGACCGGCTCCTGCGCGACCCGTCGCCGCTGACCGTCGCCGAGCGCGAGCTTATCGCAGCCTATGTTTCGGGATTGAATTCCTGCACCTACTGCCACGGTGCGCACGTTGTCGCGGCACGCGCTTTTGGGATCGACGAGGCCTTGTTCGAGACGTTGCTGACCGATCTGGATAACAGCGCGATCGAGGAGAAGTTAAAACCGCTCCTCGCCTATGTCGGCAAGCTGACCCGCACGCCTGCGATGATGGTCGAGGCGGATGCCGACCGGGTCTATGCGGCGGGATGGGATGAACGCGCGCTGTTCGACGCAGTCAGCATTTGCGGCTTGTTCAACCTGATGAACCGGATCGTCGAGGGCTCGGGAATAAAATCTAATCCGCTGGAGGCGGACAAGGCGGAGATGGATGCTCGCCTCGCGCGAATGGGCGGCAGCACCGACGATCCCCATCGGGGCGAACGAAGCTACACGCGTCTGCTCGGCCTTTGGGATATTTCGCACGACGCCAGCTAG
- a CDS encoding haloacid dehalogenase type II: MARPVLVFDVNETLLDIRTLEPLFARWFDDAGAMRRWFAQMVLYSQSLTLAGRYLPFGSIASDVLGMLAAIEDRALPQGAASDLKAASTQLPAHGDVEEGLASLLEQGFRLVTLTNSDSDTQAEQLSNAGIARFFEAQFSVDSVEQFKPATATYRHVATSLQVDISRLAMIACHSWDLLGAAAAGMQPVFIRREGNSQPGFASAGVREVDRIGELAALDW; this comes from the coding sequence ATGGCTCGGCCGGTGCTGGTATTCGACGTCAATGAAACCCTGCTCGATATCCGGACGCTCGAGCCGCTGTTCGCGCGATGGTTCGACGATGCAGGAGCAATGCGCCGGTGGTTTGCGCAAATGGTGCTCTATTCGCAATCGCTGACCCTTGCCGGGCGCTATTTGCCTTTCGGAAGCATCGCCAGCGATGTGCTCGGCATGCTGGCAGCAATCGAAGATCGCGCCTTGCCGCAAGGCGCGGCGAGCGATCTCAAGGCTGCCTCGACACAGCTTCCCGCGCACGGCGACGTCGAAGAGGGGCTGGCATCACTGCTAGAGCAGGGTTTCCGTCTGGTGACGCTGACCAACAGCGATTCCGACACGCAGGCGGAGCAGCTTTCCAATGCCGGAATTGCCCGCTTTTTCGAAGCCCAGTTCAGCGTCGATTCCGTGGAGCAATTCAAGCCTGCCACGGCAACCTATCGCCATGTCGCCACGTCGCTGCAGGTCGATATCTCCCGTCTGGCCATGATCGCCTGCCATTCGTGGGACCTGCTCGGGGCTGCTGCTGCGGGGATGCAGCCCGTCTTCATCAGGAGAGAGGGAAACAGCCAGCCCGGCTTCGCTTCAGCCGGGGTCCGGGAAGTAGACCGCATCGGCGAACTTGCGGCGCTCGACTGGTAG
- a CDS encoding alpha/beta fold hydrolase, producing MRKILALGALAIATSLAAKKWVKSSHREVREGFISGERHFVDVGGIDMSWAEHGEGVPVILLHGIPTSPALWRHVVPRLSGVRALAWEMVGYGDSMEQGKGRDISVAAQADHLKAWMNEIGLEKAVIVGHDLGGGVAQIFAVRNPHMCSGLFLTNAIGYDSWPIPSVKAMRETGGLVKHLPDSAFTMLLLTLLLRGHDRLDAALEAWRHHARKYLDHGGAEAMVRQIDALDVNDTLAVSDQLSSLGIPARLAWGEADGFQKIEYGERFARDLGAPLKRIPGGKHFTPEDHPDVIAEEIMALVRTAHPEA from the coding sequence GTGAGAAAGATACTGGCACTGGGAGCGCTAGCGATCGCTACGTCGCTTGCCGCCAAAAAATGGGTGAAATCCTCCCATCGAGAAGTCCGGGAAGGTTTCATTTCTGGTGAGCGCCACTTTGTCGACGTCGGCGGTATCGACATGTCGTGGGCGGAACATGGGGAAGGTGTACCCGTAATCCTGCTTCACGGCATACCCACGTCACCGGCGCTCTGGAGACACGTGGTTCCGCGCTTGTCGGGAGTACGCGCCCTTGCCTGGGAGATGGTCGGCTATGGCGATTCCATGGAGCAAGGCAAGGGCCGGGACATTTCGGTCGCTGCACAGGCCGACCACCTCAAGGCTTGGATGAACGAGATCGGTCTAGAGAAGGCCGTAATCGTCGGCCATGACCTCGGCGGCGGCGTCGCCCAGATTTTCGCGGTCCGAAACCCGCACATGTGCAGCGGGCTATTCCTCACGAACGCGATCGGATATGATTCCTGGCCAATTCCGAGTGTGAAAGCGATGCGCGAGACCGGCGGGCTCGTCAAGCATCTCCCAGATTCCGCGTTCACCATGCTGTTACTGACGCTTCTCTTGCGCGGCCACGACCGGCTCGATGCGGCCCTCGAAGCCTGGCGGCATCATGCCAGAAAATATCTTGATCATGGCGGGGCAGAGGCGATGGTTCGGCAGATCGACGCACTTGACGTGAATGATACCTTGGCTGTCTCCGACCAACTTTCATCACTCGGCATCCCGGCCAGGCTGGCCTGGGGCGAGGCTGACGGTTTTCAGAAGATCGAATATGGTGAGCGTTTCGCACGTGACCTTGGCGCGCCGCTCAAGAGAATCCCCGGGGGCAAGCACTTTACCCCCGAGGATCATCCTGATGTCATCGCCGAGGAGATCATGGCACTTGTCAGGACCGCTCACCCGGAGGCCTAG
- a CDS encoding carboxymuconolactone decarboxylase family protein: protein MSDTYQIELSLRTPDDTDEAVSAPLKQAQKTMGMVPNMYAGMANLPALLATYSFGYDKFREDAGFSSVEQEVILLAVSRANECHYCVAAHSTLADTMSGVPAEVTDAIRSDQEIPEPKLRALAEFTRVMSETRGNPSPAQAKAFLEAGYSETHILGIILAISVKVISNYSNHLFHTEVDEAFAAREWSAPQ, encoded by the coding sequence ATGTCAGACACTTACCAGATCGAACTTTCGCTACGCACTCCGGACGATACGGATGAAGCCGTTAGCGCTCCGCTCAAACAGGCGCAGAAGACCATGGGCATGGTCCCCAACATGTATGCCGGCATGGCCAATCTTCCGGCTCTGCTGGCGACCTACAGCTTCGGATACGACAAGTTTCGCGAAGACGCTGGTTTTTCTTCCGTCGAGCAGGAGGTCATCCTTCTCGCGGTCAGCCGCGCAAATGAGTGCCATTATTGCGTCGCTGCCCACAGCACGCTCGCCGACACCATGTCCGGCGTTCCGGCAGAAGTGACCGACGCGATCCGCAGCGACCAGGAAATCCCCGAACCCAAGCTGCGCGCGCTCGCCGAGTTCACCCGCGTGATGTCGGAAACGCGTGGTAATCCCTCACCTGCTCAGGCCAAGGCGTTTCTGGAGGCGGGATACTCCGAGACCCACATCCTCGGGATAATCCTCGCCATCAGCGTGAAGGTCATCTCCAATTACAGCAATCACCTTTTCCATACGGAAGTCGACGAGGCCTTTGCGGCACGCGAATGGAGCGCGCCCCAATAG
- a CDS encoding flavodoxin family protein, with amino-acid sequence MTGETQFSGQGLSALFLNCSLKRSDQQSHTQLLMDNAITIMEANGVAAQSLRLADYDIAPGVQPDMRDHGWDADDWPAIQEKVLAADILVLGTPIWLGDKSSICTRAIERLYGYSGETNARGQYVYYGRTAGCIITGNEDGIKHCAMNMLYSLQHLGYVVPPQADAGWIGEAGPGPSYGDDGKVGLDNDFTRRNTTFMAWNLMHMAAMLKQAGGYPTPGNQKDAWEAGIHFDHPNPEYR; translated from the coding sequence ATGACAGGCGAAACCCAATTCAGCGGACAGGGGCTTTCAGCCCTCTTTCTCAACTGCAGCCTCAAGCGATCCGACCAGCAATCGCACACCCAGCTCCTGATGGATAATGCCATCACGATCATGGAGGCGAACGGTGTCGCCGCGCAATCCTTGCGCCTCGCCGACTACGACATCGCGCCGGGAGTTCAGCCCGATATGCGTGACCATGGGTGGGACGCCGACGACTGGCCCGCCATCCAGGAAAAGGTCCTGGCCGCCGACATACTCGTTCTCGGAACGCCGATCTGGTTAGGTGACAAGTCATCCATATGCACCCGTGCGATAGAACGGCTCTACGGATACAGCGGTGAAACCAATGCGAGGGGGCAATACGTCTATTACGGACGGACAGCGGGCTGTATCATCACGGGCAACGAGGATGGCATCAAGCACTGCGCGATGAACATGCTCTATTCGCTCCAGCATCTGGGGTACGTGGTTCCCCCTCAGGCCGATGCCGGATGGATCGGCGAAGCGGGACCCGGCCCTTCCTACGGCGACGATGGGAAAGTCGGGCTCGACAACGATTTCACCCGCCGGAACACGACGTTCATGGCGTGGAACCTGATGCATATGGCCGCGATGCTCAAGCAGGCGGGTGGATACCCCACTCCGGGCAACCAGAAGGACGCTTGGGAAGCCGGCATCCATTTCGATCATCCCAATCCGGAATACCGCTAG
- a CDS encoding CBS domain-containing protein, translated as MHHEGIGSVGIVGSNPADIQGIVSQQELMAGLAQRGPHALQLPALIFMRRQVLFCSCDAEACDVMLSMTRQRFRHCVVRSSDLAIAGLVSLGDLVAALLEEARLEAGVLRNIARGRMLSLTS; from the coding sequence ATGCACCACGAAGGCATCGGATCGGTCGGGATTGTCGGAAGCAATCCGGCAGACATACAAGGAATCGTCTCGCAGCAGGAACTAATGGCGGGGCTTGCCCAGCGCGGACCGCACGCCTTGCAGCTTCCTGCTCTGATATTCATGCGGCGTCAGGTCCTGTTCTGCAGCTGCGATGCGGAGGCTTGCGATGTAATGCTCTCCATGACGCGTCAGCGGTTCCGACACTGCGTGGTGCGCAGTTCTGACCTTGCGATCGCCGGCCTGGTTTCCCTGGGCGATCTGGTTGCGGCCCTGCTGGAGGAAGCCAGACTCGAGGCCGGCGTACTGCGCAATATCGCCCGCGGGCGCATGTTGTCACTGACGAGCTGA
- a CDS encoding DUF2282 domain-containing protein, with protein MNKTSIARIAGLAFAASAAAGLAATPAAAQKQEMEKCYGVAKAGENDCAAGPGTSCAGTSTRDYQGNAWKLVPKGTCVKIETPKGKGSLTPIKR; from the coding sequence ATGAACAAGACCTCGATCGCCCGCATTGCCGGACTCGCATTCGCAGCGAGTGCGGCTGCCGGACTGGCTGCGACGCCAGCAGCCGCCCAGAAGCAGGAAATGGAAAAGTGCTACGGCGTCGCCAAGGCTGGCGAGAACGACTGCGCCGCCGGTCCTGGTACAAGCTGCGCCGGAACCTCGACCCGCGACTACCAGGGGAACGCTTGGAAGCTCGTTCCCAAGGGTACGTGCGTAAAGATCGAAACCCCCAAGGGCAAGGGATCCCTCACTCCCATCAAGCGCTAA
- a CDS encoding DUF692 domain-containing protein, translating into MEPFAGYGLGLRSTHYRDFLEREVPVDFVEVISENYMVDGGKPLRILRQMRERYPVALHGVSLSVGSADGIDPEYLARLAQLAEMIEPLWVSDHLCWTRTSAHNSHDLLPLPLTREAMQVVCDNIDQAQQTLDRPMLFENPSSYLSFPEDEMPEWVFLSEMSRRTGCYLLLDINNVYVSARNHGFDPADYLDGIPADRVRQIHLAGHTPGEILIDTHDRPVCDAVWELYERAMRDLGSVAVMIERDDAIPELDDLLGELDRARHCVAPVVSRACG; encoded by the coding sequence ATCGAACCATTTGCAGGATATGGTCTCGGGTTGAGGTCGACGCACTATCGCGATTTTCTCGAACGGGAGGTGCCGGTCGATTTTGTCGAGGTCATCTCCGAAAATTACATGGTCGATGGCGGCAAGCCCTTGCGGATCTTGCGCCAGATGCGTGAGCGATATCCTGTCGCTCTGCACGGCGTTTCGCTGTCGGTCGGCTCTGCGGACGGCATCGACCCCGAATATCTGGCCAGGCTGGCCCAGCTTGCCGAGATGATCGAGCCGTTGTGGGTGTCCGACCACCTGTGCTGGACTCGTACAAGCGCACATAACAGCCACGACCTCCTGCCGCTGCCGCTTACCCGGGAAGCGATGCAGGTGGTGTGCGACAACATCGACCAGGCGCAGCAAACGCTCGACCGGCCGATGCTGTTCGAAAATCCTTCCAGCTATCTCTCGTTTCCCGAAGACGAGATGCCCGAATGGGTCTTTCTGTCCGAAATGAGCCGCAGGACCGGCTGTTACCTGCTGCTCGACATCAACAATGTCTATGTCAGTGCCCGCAACCACGGGTTCGATCCTGCGGACTATCTCGATGGAATTCCTGCCGACCGAGTACGCCAGATCCATCTGGCGGGACATACCCCGGGCGAAATCCTGATCGATACCCATGACCGCCCCGTCTGCGATGCCGTCTGGGAACTATACGAACGGGCTATGCGAGACCTTGGATCGGTTGCCGTGATGATTGAGCGGGACGATGCGATTCCGGAGCTGGACGATCTTCTCGGCGAGCTGGACCGAGCCCGGCATTGTGTCGCACCTGTCGTGTCCCGAGCCTGCGGATGA